The following proteins are co-located in the Poecile atricapillus isolate bPoeAtr1 chromosome 20, bPoeAtr1.hap1, whole genome shotgun sequence genome:
- the BBLN gene encoding bublin coiled-coil protein: MSGPNGDPHVLGGGTGHEGDDDGDDTFEEEEYAAINSMLDQINSCLDHLEEKNDHLHGCLKELLECSRQTRLEFQQQSKQLNAGADVQGSQPPA; the protein is encoded by the exons atGTCGGGGCCCAACGGAGACCCGCACGTGCTGGGCGGCGGCACCGGGCACGAGGGCGACGACGACGGCGACGACACCTTCGAGGAGGAAG AATATGCAGCAATAAACTCTATGCTGGACCAGATCAACTCCTGCTTGGATCACCTGGAGGAGAAGAATGATCACCTACACGGCTGCTTGAAGGAACTGCTGGAGTGCAGCCGCCAGACCCGTCTGGagttccagcagcagagcaagcAGCTGAACGCTGGAGCTGATGTGCAGGGATCCCAGCCTCCTGCCTAG